One part of the Glycine soja cultivar W05 chromosome 11, ASM419377v2, whole genome shotgun sequence genome encodes these proteins:
- the LOC114373605 gene encoding uncharacterized protein LOC114373605, whose translation MANMYHVRSNSFPSGSHPCSIRIEEELSKMKTWEATSTSTSESIGTGLSLLEDLYICLEDLLNVASTQKVISNHKGEKCMEELFDGSVGILDICGITRNTMSQVKENVQALHSSLRRRKGDSSIEKSVAEYNFLTKKMKKNAKKLMASLKQMESKFGVSPILNQDQDLASVIKVLREVITMNMLIFQSLLSYLAWPASKSKATKWLMVARLMHKKRVISCDEESQNVNELQCVEASLSTLLSEGTNVSKLQGVRDRLEALENAIESLENGLERMFKRLVRTRANLLNIMTQ comes from the coding sequence ATGGCAAACATGTACCATGTTCGCTCAAATAGTTTTCCTTCTGGATCTCATCCTTGCTCCATTAGAATAGAGGAGGAGCTAAGCAAAATGAAGACATGGGAAGCCACATCCACTTCCACATCTGAGTCAATTGGCACTGGCCTATCCTTACTTGAAGATTTGTATATTTGCTTGGAAGATCTTCTCAACGTGGCATCAACGCAAAAAGTGATTTCTAACCATAAAGGTGAGAAATGCATGGAAGAATTGTTTGATGGTTCTGTGGGAATTTTGGATATCTGTGGCATCACAAGGAACACCATGTCACAAGTTAAGGAAAATGTTCAAGCCCTTCATTCTTCTCTTAGAAGGAGAAAGGGTGATTCGAGTATTGAAAAAAGTGTAGCCGAATATAACTTCCTCAcaaaaaagatgaagaagaatgcCAAGAAGTTGATGGCATCTTTAAAACAGATGGAAAGCAAATTTGGAGTATCCCCAATTTTGAATCAAGATCAAGACCTTGCTTCTGTGATAAAAGTTCTTAGGGAGGTCATCACAATGAACATGCTCATCTTCCAATCCCTTTTGTCTTACTTGGCTTGGCCAGCTTCAAAGTCAAAGGCAACTAAATGGTTGATGGTGGCAAGATTGATGCATAAGAAGAGGGTAATATCATGTGATGAAGAATCTCAGAATGTCAATGAGTTGCAGTGTGTTGAAGCATCTTTAAGCACCCTTCTAAGTGAAGGTACTAATGTTTCCAAGTTGCAGGGTGTGCGTGACAGATTGGAGGCTTTGGAAAACGCCATTGAAAGCCTAGAAAATGGTTTGGAGAGAATGTTTAAGCGGTTGGTCAGAACAAGAGCCAACCTTTTGAACATAATGACTCAATAG
- the LOC114373766 gene encoding uncharacterized protein LOC114373766, whose amino-acid sequence MANKFHVRSNSFPTGSHPSTITVEEELSKLKTWEATSTSTSKSIGTGLSLLQDLHIDLEDLLNMASTQKLISNHQGEKCMEELLDGSVRILDICGITRDTILQTKENVQSLHSALRRRKGDSSIEKIVAEYNFFSKKMKKNAKKMISTLKQTESKFVASPLLNQDQQLVALVRVLREVIVMNMSIFQSLLTFLAAPASKSKATKWLFVAKLMHKGVIACEEKQENSNELQCVEASLSTLLSDGTNVEKMQAARERLEKLENAIESIENALEIVFRRMVKTRASLLNIMTQ is encoded by the coding sequence ATGGCAAACAAGTTCCATGTTCGCTCAAATAGTTTTCCCACTGGATCTCATCCTAGCACCATTACAGTAGAGGAAGAGCTGAGCAAGCTCAAAACATGGGAAGCCACTTCCACATCCACATCAAAGTCAATTGGCACTGGCTTGTCCTTGCTTCAAGACTTGCATATTGACTTGGAAGATCTTCTCAACATGGCATCAACCCAAAAGCTGATTTCCAACCATCAAGGTGAGAAATGCATGGAAGAACTACTTGATGGATCAGTGAGAATTTTGGATATCTGTGGCATCACAAGGGACACCATTTTACAAACTAAGGAAAATGTCCAATCCCTTCATTCTGCTCTTAGAAGGAGAAAGGGGGATTCAAGCATTGAAAAAATTGTAGCCGAATACAATTTCTTctcaaagaagatgaagaagaatgcCAAGAAAATGATCTCAACTTTGAAGCAAACGGAGAGCAAATTTGTAGCATCCCCACTCTTGAATCAAGACCAACAACTTGTTGCTTTGGTTAGAGTGCTTAGGGAAGTCATTGTAATGAACATGTCTATCTTCCAATCCTTGTTAACTTTCTTGGCCGCGCCTGCTTCAAAGTCAAAGGCAACCAAATGGTTATTCGTAGCAAAATTAATGCATAAGGGAGTGATAGCATGTGAAGAGAAACAAGAGAATTCCAATGAGTTGCAATGTGTGGAAGCATCTTTAAGCACCCTTCTAAGTGATGGTACTAATGTTGAAAAGATGCAGGCTGCACGTGAAAGATTGGAAAAATTGGAGAATGCCATTGAAAGCATAGAAAATGCTTTGGAGATCGTCTTTAGGCGCATGGTTAAAACAAGAGCCTCCCTTTTGAACATCATGACTCAATAA
- the LOC114373616 gene encoding uncharacterized protein LOC114373616 encodes MANKFHVRSNSFPTGSHPSTITVEEQLNKLKTWETTSTSTSKSIFTGLSLLQDLHIRLEDLLNMASTQKMISNHQGEECIEELLDGSVRILDICGITRDTMLQTKENVQALHSALRRRKGDSNIEKIVAEYNCFSKKMKKNVKKLMTSLKQMVESKFGVSPLLNQDQQLASLIKVLREVIVMNMSIFQSLLAFLAFPTSKSKATKWLMVAKLMHKGVIACAENQKNINELQCVEASLSSLVSAGTNVAKMQAAHERLEALENAIESIENGLEGVFRRMVKTRACLLNIMTQ; translated from the coding sequence ATGGCAAACAAGTTCCATGTTCGCTCAAATAGTTTTCCCACTGGATCTCATCCTAGCACCATTACAGTTGAAGAACAGCTGAACAAGCTCAAAACTTGGGAAACCACTTCCACATCCACATCAAAGTCAATTTTCACTGGCTTGTCCTTGCTTCAAGATTTGCATATTCGCTTAGAAGATCTTCTAAACATGGCATCAACCCAAAAGATGATTTCCAACCATCAAGGCGAGGAATGCATAGAAGAGCTTCTTGATGGTTCAGTGAGAATTTTGGATATCTGTGGCATCACAAGGGACACCATGCTACAAACTAAGGAAAATGTTCAAGCCCTTCATTCTGCTCTTAGAAGGAGAAAGGGGGATTCAAACATTGAAAAAATTGTAGCCGAATATAATTGTTTctcaaagaagatgaagaagaatgtCAAGAAGTTGATGACATCTTTGAAGCAGATGGTGGAGAGTAAATTTGGAGTATCCCCACTCTTGAATCAAGACCAACAACTCGCTTCTTTAATTAAAGTGCTTAGAGAAGTCATTGTAATGAACATGTCTATCTTCCAATCCCTGCTAGCTTTCTTGGCCTTTCCCACTTCAAAGTCAAAGGCAACCAAATGGTTAATGGTAGCAAAATTAATGCACAAGGGAGTAATAGCATGCGCAGAGAACCAAAAGAACATCAACGAGTTGCAGTGTGTGGAGGCATCTTTAAGCAGCCTTGTAAGTGCAGGTACTAATGTTGCAAAGATGCAGGCTGCACATGAAAGATTGGAAGCTTTGGAGAATGCCATTGAAAGCATAGAAAATGGTTTGGAGGGAGTATTTAGGCGCATGGTTAAAACAAGAGCCTGCCTTTTGAACATTATGACTCAATAA
- the LOC114375817 gene encoding vacuolar iron transporter homolog 4-like yields the protein MASLDDDYKTNEISLNHVEIPIHAIGEEPKPYQEVEERNNIDYSQRAQWLRAAVLGANDGLVSVASLMIGIGAVKENITAMLLAGFAGLIAGACSMAIGEFVSVYTQYDIEIAQIKRDKENNNIGGVGEELAQREKLPNPFQAALASALAFSVGAVIPLLAAAFIRNYKIRLVVVAVVATLTLLLFGGVGAVLGKTLVRKSCIRVLIGGWMAMSITFGLTKLFGIAGLSM from the coding sequence ATGGCTTCCCTTGATGATGATTATAAAACTAATGAAATTTCCCTCAACCATGTTGAGATTCCTATCCATGCAATTGGTGAAGAGCCCAAACCATACCAAGAGGTTGAAGAGAGAAACAACATTGACTATTCTCAGAGAGCACAATGGCTTCGTGCAGCCGTATTAGGAGCCAACGATGGATTAGTCTCAGTTGCATCATTGATGATAGGTATTGGAGCAGTTAAGGAAAACATCACAGCCATGCTTCTTGCTGGCTTTGCAGGGCTAATTGCTGGAGCATGTAGCATGGCAATTGGAGAATTTGTTTCTGTGTACACTCAATATGACATAGAAATTGCTcaaattaaaagagataaagaaaacaataatatcGGTGGAGTAGGTGAAGAATTAGCTCAAAGGGAGAAGTTGCCAAATCCGTTTCAGGCTGCTCTAGCATCAGCACTAGCATTTTCTGTGGGTGCAGTGATACCACTACTAGCAGCTGCATTCATAAGGAACTATAAAATTAggcttgttgttgttgctgttgtggCTACCCTGACATTGTTGCTATTTGGTGGTGTTGGAGCAGTGCTTGGAAAAACTCTAGTGAGGAAGTCCTGTATCAGAGTGCTCATTGGAGGTTGGATGGCTATGAGTATAACTTTTGGCCTCACCAAGTTATTTGGCATTGCCGGGCTTTCAATGTGA